AGCCATCAGTTtttaaaaacacaaatttatATCAGTTTCGTACATCAATTTTTGTCCGTGCGTATGTAAACGTTCGAGGCTAACTcggtttcaatttagtccctgaAATTTACCACGTGAGAGATAACGTGTCACGTCAGCAACAATAATTGTTTACTAATTGGAGATGTCACAGGGACTAACTTGGTCGACATTTTGAAAATTGAGGAACTAACGTGAAATTTCGTTAATATGGGGGACTAACTTGCCAATTTCACGAAAGTCATAGATCAAGTTGGGCATTTGctccttaaaaaaaatggacattGTATATCAGACACAGTACAAAATATAATCGAGTACTTACTTTCATATATTCCTGTGAATTTGATTCAGTTGGTAGAAAAATTATAGTATATAGTATAAAAGTAGGAATTCGAACTTCTAGTACTCATTTAATTTTAAGAGTGAAAATTCTAACcaataaactattaaaaaatttactttcatctaaggagagaaaaaaaaaatcataactatatatccaattttgatttttgtgtcaaaatatcaacttttgttttgttttctatgAAGATTCTTTTTTTGTGAAGAACTTGAagaaagacaaaaacaagtTAACAAACACTCTGAATTATTAATTATTCTATTGGGAGTAGTATGATATATCTATAAATAAACTCACGGAAGTACAAGCAAAGTGCATGCTATTGCTATGCATTATTGGAGAAAGAaacagataaataaatattataaaagaaaaataaaaagtagaCTAAGACAAGAGATTTTgaggctatatatatatatatatttgtagaaACAATGTCCTCTTGACCTACAacacataattaataaaattgccTATGCAGTTACAACTATCATTTGTTTGAACTCTTCTGTTAGTTCCAGACAAATCAACACctcataattaaaataaaaatttagataagTATTCAATGTTTTTATTTCGCCTTTTAAATGAGTAAGTGAATATATCAGAATTCAAATTCTGATTTATGTATATTATATGCAATCTACCAACAGAATTATACtcgtaaaaagaaaataatttttctattagTGGTACTCAACAAAATTTTAAGGTATCAAAttacttattttaaatattgaatTGTAAAAAGCAAAGATATTCTATTTGGACCAATGGAAGTTGCCAAGTTGGTGAGGCAGTTATAACTTGTAAGAGGAGTTGTGAATGTCAGAAGTATTTTgtggaaagaaaagaaacatcaattaattaataatacaaatAGGACCatcttgattaaaaaaaaaatacaaataggACCATCTAAGAAGTGGTAGCCATTTTTTTTCAGCTGGTCCTGCTGCAAAAGGAAAACCAGTTACTTTCATACTCTGTTTCAATCAGAACATGTTTGATgttaaaaatagtttatttatttgtattaaataaatcaaatgcttcaattgaattttctttatttgtattaaaaatgttttaaacAAAGATTCTGGTGGATGTTGTTGGATTCTGGCCTTGGAGGAGCTCGTTGCTTCGCCGGATCCGATAGTGGTTTGGTGCTATTTGCGGCGGATGTTTTGGTTTTTGGCGTGTTTGTTGTTTGTTGCAAGCTCAAGTGGTGGTTGTTGGAACTTGGAAGTGATGTGTGTTCGCTTCCGTTTCGGGGAAGGATGAACTTAAggggggcaagtaggggctAAGCCCCCCACTTGTTGATACTATATcacttttttttggttaccatgAGATACGAAGTTTTTTACTGTTGTTAGCGACGACTAATCTTTGTCGGAGAACCTGTATGACACATAAAGTGAGTTCTCTCATTCCaatctaatttttttcatacgtATGAATCAGAAATCGAACTCTTGATCATATACTTAAAGGGATCAAGACCTTTATCATTTGGACGTTGGTCATACTATCACTCTTTATAGGTATACTTGGATATGTCCTTGGTTTCGGGTTCCAtgagtttatttttttggggtggTTGCATCCGCTTGTTGGCATCTGCTCTGCCTCTACTTAGTGTTGTGATTGGCGGTGTGAGTGGTGGTGTGGTGGTGCGATGCATCATAATTTTCAAGCAATTGCTTTGTTTCAAGATTCTTTCTGACGGCCTTCTTCGCGCATACAATATTTGGTGGTTACAGTTTGTTGCGGTTCTAAAATATGGTTTCTTCCAGGCCATCATACTCAAATCACAAATGTAGACTTTTGCTTTGACCATAGTTTTTCGACGGTCTCCACCGAGCCGATTGCCTCGATGGGTTGTAGTCAGGGCCGGTTTTGGGCCAGGGCAACCAAGCCTCCGGCCCAGGGCCCCAAACTTTAAAGggcctctttttttttttttttttgaggcccAACGTAAAGATATTCTTCATATATTATTTAGGAGACAAATAAACACAATAGAGTGATTGGTTTGGTGGCGCCAATTCCAGTCCAGAAATTATAGATCCTTGTGGTTTTGAGTTCAATTCCCCCTAGGacagttttattttgttttcttttatttaagaCTTTTATAATgaactagcgggccagacaggcgccgcgcctgcctgtgtctaacttatgtctaaaaaaaaatgttttatgttatgatgaatttgttaataaaagatttttattgctaaaaaaataaggatattgttggtattatgaaaaatcaacaccaaaaatatttgtattctatttttatatagtatagatgtaATATTAAGTTGGTAATCATTCAGGTATAGGTAACCCATTtgtcacttattcacatttttatgatttgaattattattatttttttaaattgattagttaatggaagttgtgaaactaagtcaagggTAAAATAGATATATTGAAAAGTTCATCCCAAACTCacttatcctttttatatattgttatagatttttatgatttgaattattattatttttttaaattgattagttaatggaagttgtgaaactaagtaAGGGTAAAATAAGTATATTGAAAAGTCCATCCCAAACTCacttatcctttttatatattgttatagatttacACAACtattgtttatattatataaaagtataaattaaatactctttgcataaaaagaaataaaaaacaactttaaaacttataaataactcgactattttatttatttttttaaaaaaaattagattttattatttctttgaaaatatataattaatttctacactataaaaaaaaaattctaaatagattatgttatttttttttaaaaaaaaattgtatttttatcaagtatttatttttattatttgtcccgGACCTCCAAAATATCGGCTCCGGCCCTGGTTGGAGTTTGCTCAAATTTGCGTGGAGTGTTTGGTTAACAAAGTGATTTTTTATCCCAAAAAGGTCTAATCTGACAAGCAGGGGCGGACCTGTGTGAGGCTTGGTGTGGCCACACCAGCCCaacccaaatattttttaaaaataataataaaatttttataaataattttaaattattttgtatatatatttgtacaaatattaatgtaaatattagtttagagtttattattaatgatcGTAAGTCTCTCGATACatattagtttaaatattagtGCAAATTAGTTTATAGTATTCAACTCTTTGATTATACaaagtgtattattttaagttatataataatcaactttaacGATTGTggcatataaatatgaaatgacataaaacaataggtttaatttttttcaagtaagaagatatgagtaaaattggaataaaaattaataagttataagttaattgaattagtttatcaaaataaactataagttaataaaattttgggttctatatattttggtccaagATAGAATCTTGTGATGTATCAAACAATAGTAACATGTATGATTTCACATATATTCAATAAGTTAtagtcttttcttttttttccgaatagaaattttgtagTTTTCTGGATAtagtttgttaatttctttttttgaaatagaaattttctgaattgttgggttttttttttagatacacatgtgtattaataataatttcatatgttttttttgaagaataataattttatatgttgttcgttgtttaactgaattattaagataacgatgaattttttttccaataataCCTAAAAAATTTAGCCACACCGATAATTCATGTCTGGCTCCGCCCCTGCTGACAAGAGTGTTTTTCGGTGAGAAATGTTTTTGTTACGCTTTTATTCCGTCTTCCACTATGGGTTTGAATTTTGTTGGTAGGAGATGAAGTGGAGTAAGACGAAAGTGTGTCCTTGTTGAATTTTaaattgtgttgtttttatttggTGATATTATTGTTCTATTATTGTAGTTTTGTACTCTTTCTCGTCATTTATATGTCTTATATTTATAGTGGAGtgttataatatatttgctcgttcaaaaaataacatttttattttattttcttaactagTACCCTTGAAATATTACTTAAGTAGCACGactcatataattttaattacataaattattaactTACACGTCTAAGcaacaataaataattttataaatattaactaGCTTTCTATCTTCTTTAAGTAAAttttagacatttttttttgacttattaaattttgggtcatgctaaacagtgcctctggggcactagttaagcatactaaaaaaggaaataaatgataaagttaatggtgagagagaataacttttcacatcattaaaacattgaatgtaCAATTTatgagataaaacttctatatttgtatccttaactaatgtcccgggggcactgtttagcattttccttaaatttttaGACATTTAAGTTAAATTTTAGAcataaatattaaaagaaacagaaattttgatgttcaaataccataattataatattattaaatacaaatatcatttaaaaaaataaaataatattaaacacAAATAAGTATGGGAAGAATTAATGAGAATTGCAGAagagaaaattaactacattgCTTTGATTTCATCAAATCAACATGAGACAAACATCTCTCACAGGGTACATACATACTACACATAACCTCCGTAAGGAAACCTTTTTACAATTTCTTCAACCCATGACATCAATCAATTAATCACGGGTAAAAAGTTAGAGTCacatacacataaaaataaaataaaaaatgagatgTAAAATATTACATCAcaagaaaatatgaataatgAGAACCCAAATGGCGATGTTAAATGGAGATTAAAAAAAGAGAAGCAAAACACTATATTAATTGCTTCATCTTTGTTGATCAATATATGATCTTCTCCAAATACTCACAACCATTTATGAATTACCGAAGTTTTTTATCGGCAGGGGTTAAAacacttgatgccagaattgATCCCAGAACAAGATTAGACGGTCTAGTTGATCTCGTGGTGAACACagggaaaaaaaagtttttcatCTTATCATTGATGTTAGAGACTGAAAAACAACTTCTTGACAAGGAATTGTTAGACCCATATCATGATCAAAGCCAAATTCTTCTTCAGCTTGACGAAGTAGTGATTGAAACTCAGGGTGAGTTAAAAACGAGATTGGAACAATATATCTACTTCTGTTTTCACCAACATAAACAGCAAAATGACCTTTTGGGACATCAACAGGGTAATCATTATCGTTGTTATAATCGTTTTTCTTGCCTAAGCTTGAACATCTTTTTAGGATTTGTTTCAAGACTGCATTTTGAGGAAGTTTGTTTGAGTATTTCTTAATGGCCATTGTTGATTGATTGTATAGAAAAAAATGAGAAGTAGTTTAGTTGTAGTAGTGGTAGTGGAGAATGTTGATGGTGGTGATGAATTAGGATTTGGAAGGTGTGTATTTATGGAGAGTTTTTGGGAGATAGAATAGTGAGTGAGGGAAAGGAGTCATGTGGAGTGTGGGGACAAAGGAAAGGACACACCACGGGTCTATGTACATTGGGGTTTGTacgtatatatttttttgaataaaaaagttTTCTCgatgagatttacttttgtcattcTATCAATTACTTATGcgtcctatattttttttattttattcttctgTTATTTAAGTAGCCGATGTTATAGAGGTATGATGTTTTTGGAAGTGTCCACTATCTAAATAGCGGACGAgaatattttagtaattttgcaGGACgcatgaaaaataaataggatGGTAAAAGTAAATCACTATACATTCACACTAtgcattcaataaaattatgtgAAGGCTAACTCCAAATAGCTTGTTGACGTGAGTTTTACTAATTGGTATTTCTATTGACACTATTTCTGTGCAGAGTATCATCAACTCTTGGGACAAATTTTTATCTGGCCAATGCAAGCTTATCATCTATAGTgtcattatttatatatttaacacTACTTGATTTTATCAATTCTATTATATCTAATGTCTTTTTCAGTGAAAATTATACTAACACTTCTGCTGCCCctaacatgaattttttttatattcttaaaGCCTTTATTTTGAAGATTCACCCTCCTAAGGTTTCTAAAATCAAAGAGATCTTGTAGCATCCTCTAATAATATCTTGGATAAAATACAATTCAGATGGAGCAAACTCATGATAGTCTTGGTATTATAGCTTGTGGAGGTGTGTCTAGATACTATCCGGCTAATTTTTTAGGTATCTAAGCTTCCAATATTGATGTTTTCTTTGCTTTCCATGCCTAGTTGTATTTGAAATTATTTCAATCACAATAGGTTAGATTTATCTTTGTATAAGTTTAGTTGACTTTGGTTAATTGTTACCTTTGAATTCATGTCTTAGCTCTCTCACTCTTTTTTTGTTCACCAAAGTTTTACCCCATTTAATTTTTCTTGGTAAAGTTTTTAAAGAGGCAGATAGATTTTCACAAATTAGATTTTTGGTCTCTTCCATTCCTTTGTatctttgttttcatttaatatatttcattaagATACCTTTTAAGTGATTTTTCTAAAATACTAATATAGTTGAGATGCCTTAATTTTCATCTTTGTgctattttactcaaaaataaataggcttaaatgtaattttatccccctattttgattgaATCGTAATTTTAActcctctattttaaaattcggaATTTTAACTCTATATTTGAAAggaattctgtttttttttatagacgaaatgacaaagtcattgaaaactcacacacacaaagtggagtgaccggggttcgaaccctggtccCGACATCCAACACTAACAATTTCAACATTTCTGTCAGTTGAGCTAGAATTTGTGGACTACGGATTTCTGTTTTTCATAGGCAGGAAGTTGAACACACGCCATCATAAAATATGAACCATCTTCTTACTAGTTGAATAAATGTTAGTAGTTGGTTTTGGGGTTCGTATATTGTGAGTACAAATTAAGGACATGGTAGGACACAATCCCATTGGCTGTACTACTCAATGTTTCTCCTCTTCACGCCAACATGGACCCAGAATAAGATAGTACACAACCTTATTTAGGGATTTGATTTCAACCTCACCGAATTTCtttctttgcatttttttttccttctttcttttgCCCTCATTCCTTCAAAAGGATAATTATTGTTGGGCTCTTAGTTAGTCTTAAAGGACACAAGTTATATCCTTTTTAAAatcttttcttgttttcttttgacTGAAAATTTGGATAACCTTGTATATTCTTTcacctttgattttttttgtttaatatattattattattattattattattattattattattattattattttgccTATATTTGTCATCCTTCATGTAGGACTTGGATTATGGCCTACTTTCGCAATCTCATGCAATTGGGCAAGTCACTACCATACCATAATACCATTTATGCAATTGTTCAAGATAATAACATATATATTGtaaatttgacaaaataaatcttaattaaccatcaaattattataatttttcaagatAATTGTTCAAAGGGAGTGCTCATTCTAAAAGGTGGGAGAACCTTAGACTTGTATATAAACAAAACTAATTCCAACTTTGGCACAAGATATAATGTTGTAttgtatcatatatatatatatatatatatatagatcaaTTAATCGTATCATATATCTTAATTACTTGATCGTGAAACTTATTAATTCAAtggtgaaaataaatttatacataTTACAACATATGTCATTAGTGTTGTGATAAGTGTGAAGTGAGTTAAGTCTTACGttgtttagaaaagtggaggccgaacactttataagtgagagaagTCATATATAAATCTAATGCCTTAAAATTTTGGGTTAAAGTATGGTGTCCATCTAACTTTAATAGTTGTTCTGAGCTCAATAATGATCTCCGACAACCCCCTTGTGACTCAACATCTAGTGATCCCCTGACTACTCCCTCGTGACTCAACATCTAGTGCACCAATTCAAGATGGAACTAGCCTATAAACACTTCACTTTTTAGA
This portion of the Trifolium pratense cultivar HEN17-A07 linkage group LG3, ARS_RC_1.1, whole genome shotgun sequence genome encodes:
- the LOC123915804 gene encoding auxin-responsive protein SAUR50-like, with product MAIKKYSNKLPQNAVLKQILKRCSSLGKKNDYNNDNDYPVDVPKGHFAVYVGENRSRYIVPISFLTHPEFQSLLRQAEEEFGFDHDMGLTIPCQEVVFQSLTSMIR